The following proteins are encoded in a genomic region of Debaryomyces hansenii CBS767 chromosome G complete sequence:
- a CDS encoding DEHA2G18942p (some similarities with uniprot|Q08581 Saccharomyces cerevisiae YOR195W SLK19 Kinetochore-associated protein required for normal segregation of chromosomes in meiosis and mitosis) — translation MTSPLRFEADMSMIEGEKLSPIKIPPSRLSTNTTSPDILAKHPHGLSAKQDARRNTVHNETPKGLTATPLTKKAEPLYSVNKRIPLTSPRATNQPNLDSLKKSKTKLDARLYELKSSSRHGSPSNKENMHNSGKSTQASQLSSDVNSSISHKSPFESSPSKIDTPIKQINSSFAKNVKSSPPKSSPSKADKRSIEDDSVIENSRKIAKVITNANESEVSHHKSDDEHSIQIDQVFNKEDLVGRFSSGASPAKLHEPTVIDEDSDGDIYNNEVNTSHTMTSKMRGNESTQLSRIIKITDEVDYVTPQRYTEPVAKSPEINQQHRIKENVINNTESKETISPLKNHMLSVNSDQKENHVSSNRMEDENSDGFNELEDEPTINFLLSPNSKPVFSLDHIKKVQDDHFKEVANLEEVINNKNQEILKFSEELSATNNKFLIYDQKIKELKQDKKKLIANENLLLIQLKHNERELASMTKALRIKENTVTQLESRLSKSKSKYESTANELESVIEEGNTLREQIKRLEKSVEDKSISQKEYESQIKILNDEIKEKDTEISSLTDANIDYNIKVENLLSEKEELLTETGRLGRENNGLEEINSKQQELLEELDKLENLAKDKIMTLENTLDSKTQEIKQVMTEKNELLTKIDNLTEENKNSGRELQQYKDDVEELTNKLNNYNNARSDLDDKINRLQEGLNKSNEANESLQNKVSGLLEEIERLNQHVSESETQMDLLKSINTEKDEIISGDTKKMGELVQKVNKQKQVIADYEKDYSKALEDIKSLQSKGENTSLNDEIEDLKKQVSQGQAKTNARIQEVAEQLYFEYSKKHELKVNQVRASFKKQIDNLHFEKKSQARDIDSLQKKLEIVNMEKNQLLRLIDEYQSGSDHNPKKKLSPKKSGIKKPSRY, via the coding sequence ATGACCTCTCCGCTTAGATTTGAAGCTGATATGTCCATGATTGAAGGTGAGAAGCTATCACCAATAAAGATTCCTCCATCTAGACTTTCTACGAACACAACGAGCCCTGATATCTTAGCAAAACATCCTCATGGATTAAGTGCTAAGCAGGATGCCAGAAGAAATACAGTACATAATGAAACCCCAAAGGGCTTAACGGCTACTCCATTAACGAAGAAAGCAGAACCATTGTATTCGGTGAATAAGAGAATTCCATTAACATCACCTCGAGCTACTAATCAACCGAACTTGGATTCGTTGAAAAAATCCAAAACGAAATTAGACGCCAGattatatgaattaaaGTCGTCCAGCCGCCACGGTAGTCCATCTAATAAGGAAAACATGCATAATTCGGGTAAAAGTACACAGGCCAGCCAATTGTCTAGTGATGTGAACTCATCTATATCGCATAAAAGTCCATTTGAGTCGTCACCTTCGAAGATAGATACTCCCATCAAACAGATCAATTCTTCGTTTGCGAAAAATGTGAAGAGTTCTCCTCCCAAAAGTAGTCCTTCTAAAGCGGACAAACGTAgcattgaagatgattctgttattgaaaattctcGCAAGATTGCCAAAGTAATCACTAATGCTAATGAATCAGAAGTTTCACATCATAAATCTGATGACGAGCATCTGATCCAAATTGACCAGgtatttaataaagaagatttggTTGGTCGCTTCAGTTCTGGAGCTTCACCTGCTAAATTACACGAGCCCACAGTCATAGACGAAGATAGTGACGGCgatatctataataatgaagttaaCACATCGCACACAATGACGTCTAAAATGCGTGGCAATGAAAGTACTCAGCTCAGTAGGATCATAAAGATTACTGATGAGGTAGATTATGTTACACCCCAAAGATATACCGAACCAGTCGCCAAAAGTCCCGAAATAAATCAACAGCATCGCATCAAAGAAAACGTCATCAATAATACAGAATCAAAGGAGACCATCAGTCCGTTAAAGAATCATATGTTATCGGTCAATAGTGACCAAAAAGAGAATCACGTTTCATCTAATAGAATGGAAGACGAAAATTCTGATggatttaatgaattagaagacGAACCaacaatcaattttttgttaTCGCCAAATTCAAAACCTGTTTTCTCGCTAGACCATATAAAAAAGGTTCAAGATGATCATTTTAAGGAGGTTGCGAACTTGGAGGAAGtgatcaataataaaaatcaagagattttaaaattctctgaagaattatcagccacaaataataaattcttaatatatgatcaaaaaattaaggaattgaagcaagataagaaaaaattgatcGCAAATGAGaatctattattaatacaGCTCAAACATAATGAAAGGGAATTAGCTTCGATGACTAAGGCTTTAAGgatcaaagaaaatactGTAACCCAATTAGAATCAAGATTATCCAAGAGTAAAAGTAAATATGAATCTACTGCAAATGAATTGGAGTCtgttattgaagaaggtaATACCTTAAGAGAGCAAATTAAAAGACTAGAAAAGAGCGTTGAAGACAAAAGCATTTCACAGAAAGAATACGAATCACAAATAAAGATCCttaatgatgaaatcaaagaaaaagacaCCGAAATCTCGTCATTGACCGATGCTAATATCGATTACAACATTAAggttgaaaatttattaagcgaaaaggaagaattattaactGAGACTGGACGTTTGGGAAGGGAAAACAACGGATTAGAggaaataaattcaaaacaacaagaattgctagaagaattagacaAGCTTGAGAATCTTGCTAAGGATAAGATCATGACTCTCGAAAATACGCTTGATTCCAAAACACAAGAAATCAAGCAAGTAATGACTGAGAAAAATGAGTTATTGACTAAAATTGATAACTTaactgaagaaaataagaaCCTGGGACGCGAATTGCAACAATATAAGGATGACGTTGAGGAACTAAcgaataaattgaataattataataatgctAGAAGTGATTTGGATGACAAGATTAATCGTTTACAGGAAGGATTAAATAAGTCTAATGAAGCAAATGAATCATTGCAGAATAAAGTAAGTGGATTGcttgaagaaatcgaaAGGCTTAATCAGCATGTAAGTGAGTCAGAAACTCAAATGGATTTGCTAAAATCTATTAATACTGAAAAAGACGAAATAATAAGTGGTGATACTAAAAAAATGGGTGAATTGGTTCAAAAAGTAAATAAACAGAAACAAGTTATCGCAgattatgaaaaagattattCAAAGGCATTAGAAGATATCAAATCTCTCCAGTCTAAGGGCGAAAATACTTCATTGAATGacgaaattgaagatttaaagAAGCAAGTTTCCCAAGGCCAAGCCAAGACGAACGcaagaattcaagaagttgCTGAACAGCTATACTTCGAATATTCAAAGAAACATGAATTGAAGGTTAATCAGGTAAGAGCCAGTTTCAAGAAGCAAATTGATAACTTGCACTTTGAGAAGAAATCACAAGCTAGAGATATTGATAGTTTACAAAAGAAGTTAGAGATTGTTAACATGgaaaaaaatcaattgttaCGTTTGATCGATGAATATCAATCCGGCTCTGACCATAATCCTAAGAAGAAGCTAAGTCCCAAAAAATCTGGCATTAAGAAACCTCTGAGATATTAG
- a CDS encoding DEHA2G18920p (similar to uniprot|P32773 Saccharomyces cerevisiae YOR194C TOA1 Transcription factor IIA): protein MSNVEASKLYEAIIEEVISDSRQDFEDSGIDESTLQDLRKIWCEKLSQSGVSRFTWDDEQTNAYEIDNNQLPQHSEEPTGSVLGDNSLPLGAGSVLELPNMQSDSQLSYNTTGLSSNNNSDIQIPNIDPTPKQEYDDNGTGLMLPRINQADGTFEFTMHTDQATNIMKKLKNNRQGSANKNISQADGNDDDDNDDDDDIFNDSDDINSDLDEGLESEKSDEEDGDQEGQIMLCLYDKVQRVKNKWKSNLKEGVANINGRDYVFQKATGESEW, encoded by the coding sequence ATGTCGAACGTTGAAGCAAGTAAGCTATATGAAGCTATTATCGAAGAAGTGATTAGCGATTCAAGGCAGGATTTTGAGGATAGTGGAATTGATGAATCTACTTTACAGGATTTACGTAAAATATGGTGTGAGAAACTAAGTCAATCTGGTGTTTCCAGATTTACCTGGGATGACGAACAAACTAATGCTTatgaaatagataataatcaattacCACAACACTCAGAAGAGCCTACTGGTAGTGTCTTGGGCGATAATTCGTTACCATTGGGTGCCGGTTCTGTATTAGAATTACCCAATATGCAATCTGATTCTCAGTTATCATATAATACCACAGGACTTAGCAGTAACAATAATAGTGATATtcaaattccaaatataGACCCAACTCCTAAGCAGgaatatgatgataatggTACCGGTTTAATGCTCCCAAGAATTAATCAAGCCGATGGaacttttgaatttacTATGCATACTGATCAGGCAACCAAcataatgaaaaaattgaaaaacaatCGTCAAGGATCAGccaataaaaatatcagCCAAGCGGATGGCaatgacgatgatgacaatgatgatgatgacgatattttcaatgattcaGATGACATTAACTCTGATTTGGATGAAGGTTTGGAAAGTGAAAAATCAGACGAGGAAGATGGGGACCAAGAGGGCCAAATCATGTTATGCTTGTATGATAAAGTTCAAAGAGTTAAAAATAAATGGAAGTCTAATTTAAAGGAAGGAGTGGCTAATATTAATGGAAGAGATTATGTCTTCCAGAAGGCTACTGGAGAGAGTGAATGGTGA